One Drosophila kikkawai strain 14028-0561.14 chromosome 3L, DkikHiC1v2, whole genome shotgun sequence genomic window carries:
- the LOC138927864 gene encoding ankyrin repeat domain-containing protein SOWAHB-like, whose protein sequence is MELPKELSVAEIRNYMLANDCKVTNHALVKHFKKFLTHPQTQNEARKRFKTYVTLLSTIKNENNQKFLILRKKYVNECPSDEVAERAVAAASSAPEPSSPGGASLNFDSPMRQPPPYKNPPMVTSPPVSAPAPAPPPPVPAATGVTVNKEHQESYKDCVNEFTAAITRIDPRRLERQESTKAVEPEPIPQQATRSNSIDEALANKENIPRFSFSSGASTDSSSNEKPELADETKPEGGGGGTGEAAENPMSVKEATRKFNRMASEEEAKIISPPAKKKPEKQLIEEKDSPEVTLSHPKAKEWIVSMAKANYQELAKMASEFPELVKLQCPATVSFLISQVIQIYLSLFCL, encoded by the exons ATGGAACTGCCGAAAGAGTTGTCCGTTGCCGAGATACGCAACTACATGCTGGCGAACGACTGCAAAGTGACAAATCATGCGCTGGTCAAGCATTTCAAGAAATTTCTCACGCACCCGCAAACGCAAA ATGAGGCTCGCAAGCGTTTTAAGACCTATGTGACCCTGCTGTCCACCATAAAGAACGAAAACAATCAGAAGTTCTTGATACTGCGCAAAAAGTATGTGAACGAGTGCCCCTCGGATGAGGTTGCCGAGCGGGCTGTGGCCGCCGCCTCTAGTGCCCCGGAGCCCTCGAGTCCCGGCGGCGCTTCCCTAAACTTTGACTCACCCATGAGGCAGCCACCGCCTTACAAGAACCCACCGATGGTCACATCTCCGCCAGTATCAgcgccagctccagctccaccgCCGCCTGTGCCGGCAGCCACTGGAGTAACTGTGAACAAGGAGCACCAGGAGAGCTACAAGGATTGCGTCAACGAATTCACGGCTGCCATAACACGCATCGATCCCAGGCGCCTGGAGAGGCAGGAATCAACGAAAGCCGTGGAGCCGGAACCCATTCCACAGCAGGCCACACGTTCCAATTCCATTGATGAGGCCTTGGCCAACAAGGAGAACATTCCacgcttctccttctcctctggtGCCTCCACGGACAGCAGCTCCAATGAAAAGCCGGAGCTGGCTGACGAAACAAAGCCAGagggtggcggcggtggcacTGGTGAAGCGGCCGAGAATCCCATGAGCGTAAAGGAGGCCACGCGCAAGTTCAACCGGATGGCATCCGAAGAGGAGGCCAAAATCATATCGCCGCCAGCCAAGAAGAAGCCAGAGAAG CAATTAATCGAGGAGAAGGACTCACCGGAGGTTACACTGTCGCATCCCAAGGCTAAGGAGTGGATCGTCTCGATGGCAAAGGCTAATTACCAGGAGCTAGCCAAGATGGCCAGCGAGTTCCCGGAACTGGTTAAGCTGCAG